One part of the Gossypium raimondii isolate GPD5lz chromosome 1, ASM2569854v1, whole genome shotgun sequence genome encodes these proteins:
- the LOC105786506 gene encoding uncharacterized protein LOC105786506 yields the protein MGASLLTTFSMENHHPSTLLSMDSSAHDEFDLDKNRQSILSRPPDINLPLSAERSPPPQQPWNSDQCDILDVGLCSQAYETESYLPVSKAGRKCTKRVDSIWGAWLFFSFYFKPALKEKSKAKIVRDSNGVSGFDKSDLKLDVFMVQHDMENMYMWVFKEKPENALGKMQLRSYMNGHSRQGERPFPFSVDKGFIRSHRMQRKHYRGLSNPQCVHGIELVPSPNLMALSEEDRKKWIELTGRDLNFTIPPEASDFSSWRNLPNTDFELERPQIIKNIPHSHSRKLLNGSGLNLSTQSSSHTYGDGTDLSLVSNKRRKDDDCFLPVIPPPDRIPDMEIHPSEPHWLNDFSGVMKSTYGPVTAAKAIYEDEAGYLIIISLPFVDLQRVKVSWRNTLTHGIIKLSCLSTSGMPLIKRHNRTFKLTDPSPEHCPPGEFVREIPLSTRIPEDADIEAYHDGPGSVLEIMVPKLRMVPEEHEIRVCLRPKHVGNDLMLT from the coding sequence ATGGGAGCTTCTCTCCTTACAACTTTCTCAATGGAGAATCATCATCCTTCAACTCTTTTATCTATGGATTCGAGCGCTCACGACGAGTTTGATTTAGACAAGAATCGGCAATCTATTCTGTCCCGGCCACCGGATATCAATTTGCCATTATCTGCCGAGCGTAGCCCTCCACCACAGCAGCCATGGAACTCCGATCAGTGCGATATTCTAGATGTTGGGCTGTGTTCACAAGCTTATGAAACTGAGAGCTACCTTCCAGTCTCGAAAGCCGGACGGAAATGCACTAAGCGGGTAGATAGTATATGGGGTGCTTGGTTGTTCTTTAGCTTTTACTTCAAACCCGCTTTGAAAGAGAAATCCAAGGCTAAGATCGTTCGAGATAGCAATGGTGTTTCTGGTTTCGATAAATCGGATCTTAAGTTGGATGTTTTCATGGTTCAACACGACATGGAGAATATGTATATGTGGGTTTTCAAGGAGAAGCCCGAGAATGCATTAGGTAAAATGCAACTTCGAAGCTACATGAATGGGCATTCTCGCCAAGGGGAACGTCCTTTTCCTTTTAGTGTCGATAAGGGATTTATCCGTTCCCATAGGATGCAACGGAAGCATTATAGAGGATTGTCAAACCCTCAGTGTGTGCACGGGATCGAACTTGTTCCATCACCGAATCTCATGGCTCTCAGTGAAGAAGATCGGAAGAAATGGATTGAGCTTACCGGAAGGGATTTAAACTTCACGATTCCACCCGAAGCTAGTGATTTTAGTTCATGGAGAAACCTCCCAAACACTGATTTTGAGCTCGAGAGACCTCAGATAATAAAGAACATACCACATTCTCACTCGAGGAAACTGCTCAACGGGTCTGGACTCAATTTATCTACTCAATCATCAAGCCATACGTACGGTGATGGCACAGACTTATCACTTGTGAGCAACAAGAGGAGGAAAGACGATGATTGCTTTTTGCCTGTCATTCCTCCTCCTGACCGAATCCCGGACATGGAAATTCATCCTAGTGAACCACACTGGTTAAACGACTTCAGCGGGGTAATGAAAAGCACTTACGGTCCCGTTACTGCTGCGAAAGCCATCTACGAGGACGAAGCCGGTTACTTGATCATTATCAGCTTGCCTTTTGTTGATCTTCAAAGggtaaaggtctcatggaggAACACACTCACTCATGGTATTATAAAACTATCTTGTTTGAGCACATCGGGTATGCCGCTCATCAAACGACACAACCGGACTTTCAAGCTTACAGATCCCTCTCCCGAGCATTGCCCTCCCGGCGAATTCGTTAGAGAAATCCCATTGTCAACTCGAATTCCCGAAGATGCCGACATAGAAGCATATCACGACGGGCCAGGTTCCGTGCTTGAGATTATGGTTCCAAAATTACGGATGGTGCCCGAAGAACACGAAATCCGGGTTTGTCTTCGGCCTAAACATGTGGGGAATGATCTCATGTTGACATGA